In Gossypium hirsutum isolate 1008001.06 chromosome A10, Gossypium_hirsutum_v2.1, whole genome shotgun sequence, the DNA window ttgtctacatgggatacatcccgtatcacacatgtgacctagctactacatagtatctcgtagctttcttgtacacatgatgtgcactcgtcatcatacatgtgacctagctacgctccctctattttattcgatttttccgaatgttcaaccgggaactctctctattatttatttccattcttccaatagttgatttatacttcaacatcagctagtatatacatataataggctgaaatataagaatgtaaatgaaattaatgtattatttacatacaaacttacctcggtgcaaaatatggaaattttgcaatttagtccaaaactttctcctttccccgttcgaggtcgattccacgcctttcttgatctataacaacatatttagctcatttaagactcaaactatttattttaatccaaaaaatcacattatacaaaaattacatttttgccccctaacttttacaaaattacgattttgcctcaaggctcgaaaatttaatttcagcccttattcttatgtttaatgacctactgatcatttttctcttctatggaaacatcaaattctcactctaacacatagttatgaacaataggtatttttatcgattatgccgttttgttcgttttcgttaaaaatcgcttagaaaataTCGTTCCCCTaaattcaaacattcatattctaccatcaaacaacaaaatacatgcctatcattcacgggtaaatttttaaacataaaccctaactcgaactaatggtagaaataagtaaatcgagctacaatgatttcaaaaatatgaagaacattaaaaacggggcttgaattcacttactatgaagcttgaaagttgaagaaaccctatctatggaggagagcaattttcggcagcaactaatgaggatgataaccaattttgtgttatttttcccattttatttcatttaatatacaaatgaccaaaatgcccttactactaaactttcaaaaaaaattccctccatgtccaacttttgtccataacttaagaatgggtcaaattgctatttaagacctcctaattaatatcccaaagcaatttcatactaaaaacttctaaaacacaagttttacaatttattcgatttagtccctattctcaacttaagcgcgaaatgcacagaatttcatcacgaaattttcatgaaatcataaaatcatatcataaaccccaaaataattataaaacgattatttttatctcggatttgtggtcacgaaaccactattccgattaggccctaattcgggttgtcacatgGCTGCTAGTTAGAAAAGATAACAGTTGGTATACAAATTGCTTAACAGTTAGATAACAAATAGCATGGATAAATTGCTCATATATTAATGCCAAAATGCCAAACTGTTTACAAAAGGAATGAGGGGTAAAATATTGCCAAATTTTCCTACAATTCATTACAATTGAACAGATGTGAATTGTAgggaaatttacaaaaaaaaaattcagtgaCAATGCCTAAGTTTATCAACAGTAGCAATCATAGgcaaatttctcaaaaaattatcTACCTAAGTTAATAATCAATAGCAGGCAAATTTACACTGCTTTAAAAGGTTAACAAAATGCAGTCTTTTCACATCATCATCAATGGTCTGTCATGGATGACTCTTGAGTAGAAGGCATCCATCTAACAGTGGTTGTAGTTGATTTTCTCTTTAATGGGAGCTTTTGTCTTAAGGCAGCTTCTTGATGAGTTGGGGCAGTAGGTATCTGAGTTGAGGCAGTGGGTAACTGAATTGGGGCACCTTGTTGAGCTTGCTGACTTGGGGTAGCCTGTTGTTGGGTTCGAACACCAACTTGATGTCTTTTAACCTACAAGAATAAAAGAAATGTGAAAAACAAACAAATTCATAGATAGAAGTATACTATAAGTTAAGGCAAATTACTTACTGGAATGTTTTGGCCAACTTCCCATTTGCAACTCCTCTTATTGTGGCCTATTATTTTGCATTTACTGTACCTCATCTCCACCCCTCTCTTGCTCAACCTTTCTGTTGTTTGTAATTCATCGGGTTCTTTCCTTCTCACTTTAGTAGGTCTGCCAGGTGGCCTTCTTAGTGGAGGAGGTAGTATTAGTAGCATGTTTGACAAAGAGGCCCATTGTTTAGGACCCTTTACTGGACTTACAAAGTTGGAGTAAATTTGAAGCTGGGTTTGCTTGGTGTACCAGGTTTGTACATAGGTCTCTGGGAACTCATTTTTTACATGAATGACAgctaatgcatgcatgcaagggATGCCAGTGAGATCCCAATTCCTACAAGAGCAGGAATTCTAAACTAAGTCCACCACATGCTGGCTGCCTGGACCACATTCAACCTGATACTTGTCCCCACCAGCATGTGATGGAACACACCTAAAAAACAATGAGAATGCTTGGTTAAAACATACAATGACACACACACCCCTTAAAAAAGCAGTCACTAcatgcatattataaaaaaaaatcattgcaTGCGTATTAAAAAATAGGCAACACACCAACAATCAttgcatgcatattaaaaaatagtcaaCAGCTTTCCAACAATCATTacatgcatattaaaaaatagtcaaCAGCTTTCCAACAATCATTGCATACATATTAAAAAAAGTCAATAGCTTTCCAACAATCAGTGCATGTGATCGGCAACATTAAGTCAGAATATAGGCATTAGAAAGAATCTTTACCTTAATGAATCTTTTATATTTACATCTAGCTTTTTCTTGATCTTTGGACACAAAATTCCTTTCCATTTGCcagcttcttctttcttcttgacaATAAGTAACATAATCTTGGTCTTTACTGTTTCCATCATGGTTAGAATAGGTTTACCTCTTGCTTCCAGTATCACCTGTCCATAAACCACATAAATGATTAGTGAATTGCTAATGATCAGTAAGAAAcataaaacatagggatttaccTTGTTAAATGATTCAGATAGATTATCCACCAACATGTCAGAATGGCTCTTGACTGAGAAGTGAGACCTTGACCAGTGAGTAGGGTTCTTCTTCTTCAACCAGTTATAATCATGCTGATTGGTTTTTCTCAGTTCATCCATGGTATCATCGAACTCCCTTGTAGTGCTTGCTCTGGCAGCTTTCCAAAGCAAATATTTCAACTCCTTTGTTCAGAAACCAGTATTCTTAAAATTGGAATGTAGGTGTCTAACACAGTGTCTTGTTTCTGCATTAGGAAACAACATACATATTGCTTCCAAAAGTCCCTGCAATTaggaaaaaaatagtttaattctTTGACAAACCCTAAATATaaacaacataaatatatatataaatagagtTTTACCTTTTGTTTTTTAGACATGAAAGAAATCTGGtacaagctcacaatttccaagTCTATTGCAAGCAACTCCAAGAACCAAAGCCATGATGCTTGGTTTTAACTTTCGACAGCAACATATGCAAGTGGATAGATGCCATTATTTGCATCTATCCCAACAGTTGCAAGCAAGTAGCCACCATAGTAGCCCTTTAAGAAACATCCATCTAAACCTACTATCCTCCTACAACCAATCCTATAGCCATCTTTGCATGCCTGCAAACAGACATACATCCTTTAAAACAATCTGTTGTCCAAATAAAAGATTGTTGTTGTTCCCTCATTTTGGGTCCTAACCTCCAACAAGTACTCATAAATCTTCTCATATTGAGCTTTATGAGCTCCTTCAATTAATTCCAATGCCCTAAGTTTAGCCCTCCTACATTTGGCTTGTGAGACCAAGCAACAAAAATCTCTTTTGACATCTTGCTGTAATGATTTCAGAGAATAATCAGGATCAGCAATGAATTTTTCTTTATATTGTTCACCTATCCAAGATGAAGTTACATTCCtatttttatagactttagaacaAGTATGGTTAGGGTTTGAACTCCTAATTTGGCAAGTCTGGTCAGTAGGGTCATTAGGGTTTAGCTTAGAAGCCCATATGAACCAAGAACATTTTTCATTGCAGACTGCTTTTAACCTTCTTAAATCATTTTTTGGAAACTTAATCAAATAACTATTCAACCTACCATACTGCTTGGCAGCTTCTTTTAAACTATCTTTAGACTTAAATAACATTCCAACCTTAAGTCTAGGATTACTCATGTCATTTTCTAAGTTAAACTCAGGCCAATTTTGGCCATCTGAGTTAGATTCATGTGCACTATCTAACCTTACAGAATCATCTCTATCACACAATTCATCTACTTCTATACCATCCATGTCTAAACCATCTAAACTAACTCTTTCAGATACATCACTATCACTACCAGACACATCACTACCAGACACATCACTACCAGACATGTTTTCTTCATTctcattaaaattttcatcaattaaACTTGCCAAACAAAATACTCATCAATAAAGGCAGACAATATAGGAAAACACTTTAACGATTTATGTCAGACAATAACCAATACAAAATGCCcaataatttaatacaaacacTTTTGTCATGCACATGGCAGACAACAAgcaatacaaaaaataatataatggcagacaacaaacacaaccatttttttCATGCACATGGCAGGTAATAACAGGCAATAACCAGTTTGCTAATGGTAGATATACACAATATACAAAATAAACATCATGGCAGATATACACAATAAACATCAGCTTGATAATGCATTCATACAATGGCAGATATACGCAATacacatcaatttgataatggcattCATACAATGGAAGAAACAAACAATAAACATCATGCATATGGCATACAATACAAAATCGAAATAACCCTAAATCGAAATCCAGAtcgaaatcaaaatcaaaatcagtgAGTGTTTTAGAATCGAAATCAAAATCGAAATCAGAAtcgaaattaaaattgaaatagaaataaCCCTAAATCAAAATAGCAGcattgaaatccaaaaaatttaaaactaaatgcAACAACTTACCCGTTAAAGTAGATGTAACACCACTGGTAGCTTATTTTCTATTGCCCATTGTCGCtggcaataaaaaaattaaatggtttCTGGTCCGTCTTCTTTTCTCCCCAAACAAAATAGACAATCGTACCCTAAACCTTATACCCTGTTAATGGATTATTGAACGAGTTTCTAACCCTAAACCCTTCTTAATCGATTCCCAATTCAgtttaaaccctaaaaaaccctaaatcaggattaaaatttctcaaattgattttcctttttctccCCCCCAAATCCCCTTCCCTAATTTGTTTCTAACCCTAAAACATTACATTAACTCATAACCCTTACCCATTTTTTCCCTAAACCTGCCCCAATCAGCCGTTTCGCcaatgtggcaagttaacttgccacgtcaGCAATCCCGTTAAAACCCTAAGGACAATCGTTAACCGgtgactattttgtcactttttaaTAACGTTGGTGACCGTTTTGTTACTTTTTGAAAGttaagtgactgaaatgaaacctaggtgactgttttgtcagtTACCCTAAAGTtgggtgactgttggtgtaatttaccttaaaatttatttcctctacttttaattacaaaaatatatctctttactcttttaatttaataattaaagttcaaTAGATAACATTCTCAAAAGATTTATGTGAAATTGGATCATGaggtatttttgaaaaataaaaaaatttggcaatcttgaaaattaaaaaaaattcgatcATGTCATCAATATAGAGTAATGTTATTTGAACCGGACCGGTCAGTTAGATTGGAATACTGGTTCGAAAGGTGCTTTTACATTGGTTAAATCGAAAACCGATACAAATCAGCTAAAAATCgattaaattagtggtagaattggagatttttatttctaataattttttaatcagaTTGGTCAGACCGATAAACTAATGACCTAACCGGTTTGATATGAATtcgatttaaaaaacattaattgaaAGTTGTGTGAAAATCATGTAgccaaaataaaattat includes these proteins:
- the LOC107895514 gene encoding uncharacterized protein codes for the protein MSGSDVSGSDVSGSDSDVSERVSLDGLDMDGIEVDELCDRDDSVRLDSAHESNSDGQNWPEFNLENDMSNPRLKVGMLFKSKDSLKEAAKQYGRLNSYLIKFPKNDLRRLKAVCNEKCSWFIWASKLNPNDPTDQTCQIRSSNPNHTCSKVYKNRNVTSSWIGEQYKEKFIADPDYSLKSLQQDVKRDFCCLVSQAKCRRAKLRALELIEGAHKAQYEKIYEYLLEACKDGYRIGCRRIVGLDGCFLKGYYGGYLLATVGIDANNGIYPLAYELKYLLWKAARASTTREFDDTMDELRKTNQHDYNWLKKKNPTHWSRSHFSVKSHSDMLVDNLSESFNKVILEARGKPILTMMETVKTKIMLLIVKKKEEAGKWKGILCPKIKKKLDVNIKDSLRNWDLTGIPCMHALAVIHVKNEFPETYVQTWYTKQTQLQIYSNFVSPVKGPKQWASLSNMLLILPPPLRRPPGRPTKVRRKEPDELQTTERLSKRGVEMRYSKCKIIGHNKRSCKWEVGQNIPVKRHQVGVRTQQQATPSQQAQQGAPIQLPTASTQIPTAPTHQEAALRQKLPLKRKSTTTTVRWMPSTQESSMTDH